One Chroicocephalus ridibundus chromosome 22, bChrRid1.1, whole genome shotgun sequence DNA window includes the following coding sequences:
- the FCHO1 gene encoding F-BAR domain only protein 1 isoform X2, with the protein MSYFTEHFWGEKNHGFDVLYHNMKHGQISTKELADFVRERAAIEENYAKAMVKLSKMATNGTQLGTFAPLWEVFRISSDKLALCHLELMKKLHDLIKEISRYGEEQGRVHKKSKEEVSGTLEAVQLLHGVAQLLPKSKESYHSKCQEYERLRKEGTSQKEIDKAELKSKKAGEALRRAVEKYNAARADFEQRMLDSAARFQEVEEAHLRHMKGLIGSYSHSVEDTHVQIGQVHEEFKQNVENIGTEMLLRRFAESKGTGRERPGVLDFDEYRLAPTLEGPKRSRSKAFRIPGLSRKERDRDAVESPDAEVGCPEVDEDGFTVRPDIAHTEAENHVCPSSDSDYDEDEPRKFYVHIKPVQPREAAGSAEATMEQLKATVGNLILPPSFGGTVKRQSSRHVASLTPASSDADPEGTLAAGDGAGRGCPAAQVNSGPGKAPPDAVPPAALFGPPLESAFEAEDFPERGGFGIGLALAPRARTLPRLQTLDPAAGDAAEPPPQAGWPAGPPRTATAAACYPGPRCLGAAAPQPRRPPPRAPRLRRLQRPRGRGAVGGRGDGAPGTQPLPQRPRAPRSPLARPFRGAPAMGQTPQPQWGPAPAAPSFLQLGLLLLLLPGPPKRGGVLQPLSVDLPRVGDEADRGRHDGGSPAAARAGCSPCPAQCGPPGGPAGGPPSPLPHEEAGGQPGCGQQHRPVALAEPLALLELRPLALGARQPGRAGLLRRLPASTRAVAGSQPRGAGLTGRAPRGHRLHRVRPRVLQGARCRQLPGEGDGGAHHVLPCWHRPRLQRQHGPPRAQLPPAQRRSHRAVPAQRRAALQRPVPERPQHQGLLAEHGSADRAPAETSGAEPGRLLLQRGAAQVPVLAAGPRLGAAAALRALGLLAGRHAGQRGVRLQRRRPGPARAPRQRPRPAARRRARGQPAPAARGQLEPGGEEAALEAAGRPRCPGAGRLWPALGQLGAPLRSQQAQPRGSPVQQRGQHAVGRRRGAGERRVPHVAGQEEVCYRDLPGGVLSHLPPDPPSPPGLPPWLCELETLAGGWPGRGCCRVGTPSSSSSSSSSPSGPPAPWLSPCRLLLPGGRSPPPSPVL; encoded by the exons ATGTCTTACTTCACCGAGCACTTCTGG GGCGAGAAGAACCACGGCTTCGACGTGCTCTACCACAACATGAAGCATGGGCAGATCTCCACCAAGGAGCTGGCTGACTTTGTCCGTGAGAG GGCTGCCATCGAGGAGAACTACGCCAAGGCCATGGTGAAGCTGTCTAAGATGGCCACCAACGGGACGCAACTGGG gactTTTGCGCCGCTCTGGGAGGTTTTCCGCATCTCCTCGGACAAGCTGGCCCTGTGCCACCTGGAGCTGATGAAGAAGCTGCACGACCTCATCAAGGAGATCTCGCGCTACGGCGAGGAGCAAGGCCGGGTCCACAAGAAG TCCAAGGAGGAGGTGTCGGGGACGCTGGAGGCCGTCCAGCTGCTGCACGGGGTGGCCCAGCTGCTGCCCAAGTCCAAGGAGAGCTACCACAGCAAGTGCCAGGAGTACGAGCGGCTCCGCAAGGAGGGCACCAGCCAGAAGGAGATCGATAAG GCAGAGCTCAAGTCCAAGAAGGCGGGCGAGGCGCTGCGGCGGGCGGTGGAGAAGTACAACGCTGCCCGGGCCGACTTCGAGCAGAGGATGCTGGATTCGGCCGCG CGCTTCCAGGAGGTGGAAGAAGCCCACCTACGCCACATGAAGGGTCTCATCGGCTCCTACTCCCACTCCGTGGAGGACACCCACGTCCAGATCGGGCAG GTGCACGAGGAATTCAAGCAAAACGTGGAGAACATCGGCACCGAGATGCTGCTGCGGAGGTTCGCCGAGAGCAAGGGCACGGGGCGAGAGCGACCAG GAGTGTTGGATTTCGACGAGTACCGGCTGGCCCCAACGCTGGAAG GACCCAAGAGGAGCCGGAGTAAAGCTTTCCGTATCCCTGGGTTGAGCCGTAAGGAGAGGGATCGTGATGCTGT GGAATCCCCGGATGCCGAGGTG GGCTGCCCGGAGGTGGACGAGGACGGCTTCACCGTGCGCCCCGACATCGCCCACA CCGAGGCGGAGAACCACGTCTGCCCCTCCAGCGACTCCGACTACGACGAGGACGAACCCCGCAAGTTTTACGTCCACATCAAGCCGGTGCAGCCCCGGGAGGCGGCCGGCAGCGCCGAGGCCACCATGGAGCAGCTCAAGGCCACCGTGGGGAACCTCATCCTGCCCCCCAGCTTCGGG GGCACCGTCAAGCGCCAGTCGTCCC GGCACGTGGCGTCTCTGACCCCAGCCTCAAGCGACGCGGACCCCGAGGGGACGCTGGCAGCAG gtgACGGTGCAGGGAGGGGGTGCCCGGCGGCGCAGGTGAACAG TGGCCCCGGCAAAGCCCCTCCGGACGCGGTGCCCCCCGCCGCTCTCTTCGGGCCCCCGCTGGAATCGGCTTTCGAAGCAGAGGATTTCCCGG AACGTGGAGGATTCGGGATTGGACTCGCCCTCGCACCCCGCGCCCGGACCCTCCCCAGACTCCAGACCCTGGACCCCGCAGCCGGGGACGCCGCAGAGCCCCCTCCCCAAGCGGGGTGGCCTGCAGGACCCCCccgcaccgccaccgccgccgcctgcTACCCGGGACCCCGGTGCCTGGGtgccgcggccccgcagccccgccggccgcctccCCGAGCCCCCCGGCTTCGCCGTCTTCAGCGGCCCCGGGGCCGAGGGGCTGTGGGAGGACGTGGGGACGGTGCCCCGGGGACGCAGCCGCTGCCccagcggccccgcgccccgcgaAGCCCCCTCGCCCGACCCTTTCGGGGAGCCCCTGCCATGGGTCAGACCCCGCAGCCCCAgtggggaccagcccccgctgccccgtcCTTCCTCCAactcggcctcctcctcctcctcctccccggccccccaaAGCGGGGGGGagtcctccagcccctctccgtgGACCTGCCAAGGGTCGGGGACGAGGCTGACCGAGGGCGGCACGACGGCGGCTCCCCTGCCGCAGCCAGAGCCGG ATGCTCTCCCTGCCCGGCCCAGTGCGGCCCCCCGGGAGGTCCCGCTGGTGGCCCCCCCTCGCCGCTCCCGCACGAAGAGGCcggtggccagcctggctgcgggCAGCAACACCGACCTG TCGCGCTCGCTGAGCCCCTCGCCCTCCTGGAGCTGCGGCCCCTCGCACTCGGCGCCCGCCAGCCTGGGCGAGCGGGGCTTCTTCGCCGTCTCCCAGCCAGCACTCG ggctgtcgCGGGGTCCCAGCCCCGTGGTGCTGGGCTCACAGGACGCGCTCCCCGTGGCCACCGCCTTCACCGAGTACGTCCACGCGTACTTCAAGGGGCACGATGCCGACAG CTGCCTGGTGAAGGTGACGGGGGAGCTCACCATGTCCTTCCCTGCTGGCATCGTCCGCGTCTTCAGCGGCAGCATGGCCCCCCCCGTGCTCAGCTTCCGCCTGCTCAACGCCGCAGCCATCGAGCAGTTCCTGCCCAACGCCGAGCTGCTCTACAG CGACCCGTCCCAGAGCGACCCCAGCACCAAGGACTTCTGGCTGAACATGGCAGCGCTGACCGGGCACCTGCAGAAACAAGCGGAGCAGAGCCCGGCCGCCTCCTACTACAACGTGGCGCTGCTCAAGTACCAG TTCTCGCGGCTGGGCCCCGGCTCGGCGCCGCTGCGGCTCTGCGTGCGCTGGGACTGCTCGCCGGGCGCCACGCGGGTCAGCGTGGAGTACGGCTACAACGCCGGCGCCctggccctgcccgtgcccctcGCCAACGTCCACGTCCTGCTGCCCGTCGACGAGCCCGTGGCCAACCTGCGCCTGCAGCCCGCGGCCAGCTG GAACCTGGAGGAGAAGAGGCTGCTCTGGAGGCTGCTGGACGTCCCCGGTGCCCCGGGGCAGGGAG GCTGTGGCCGGCTCTCGGCCAGCTGGGAGCCCCTCTGCGGTCCCAGCAAGCCCAGCCCCGTGGCAGCCCAGTTCAGCAGCGAGGGCAGCACGCTGTCGGGCGTCGACGTGGAGCTGGCGAGCGCCGGGTACCGCATGTCGCTGGTCAAGAAGAGGTTTGCTACAG GGATCTACCtggcggggtcctgagccacCTCCCGCCGGACCCTCCGAGCCCCCCTGGGCTTCCCCCTTGGTTGTGTGAACTTGAAACACTGGCCGGAGgctggccggggagggggtgctgcagggtggggaccccctcttcctcctcctcctcctcctcctctccctctggtCCCCCTGCTCCGTGGTTGTCACCGTGTCGTCTCCTGCTGCCCGGCGGTCGGTCCCCTCCGCCCTCCCCTGTTCTGTGA
- the FCHO1 gene encoding F-BAR domain only protein 1 isoform X4, whose product MSYFTEHFWGEKNHGFDVLYHNMKHGQISTKELADFVRERAAIEENYAKAMVKLSKMATNGTQLGTFAPLWEVFRISSDKLALCHLELMKKLHDLIKEISRYGEEQGRVHKKSKEEVSGTLEAVQLLHGVAQLLPKSKESYHSKCQEYERLRKEGTSQKEIDKAELKSKKAGEALRRAVEKYNAARADFEQRMLDSAARFQEVEEAHLRHMKGLIGSYSHSVEDTHVQIGQVHEEFKQNVENIGTEMLLRRFAESKGTGRERPGVLDFDEYRLAPTLEGPKRSRSKAFRIPGLSRKERDRDAVESPDAEVGCPEVDEDGFTVRPDIAHTEAENHVCPSSDSDYDEDEPRKFYVHIKPVQPREAAGSAEATMEQLKATVGNLILPPSFGGTVKRQSSRHVASLTPASSDADPEGTLAAGDGAGRGCPAAQVNSGPGKAPPDAVPPAALFGPPLESAFEAEDFPDSRPWTPQPGTPQSPLPKRGGLQDPPAPPPPPPATRDPGAWVPRPRSPAGRLPEPPGFAVFSGPGAEGLWEDVGTVPRGRSRCPSGPAPREAPSPDPFGEPLPWVRPRSPSGDQPPLPRPSSNSASSSSSSPAPQSGGESSSPSPWTCQGSGTRLTEGGTTAAPLPQPEPDALPARPSAAPREVPLVAPPRRSRTKRPVASLAAGSNTDLSRSLSPSPSWSCGPSHSAPASLGERGFFAVSQPALGLSRGPSPVVLGSQDALPVATAFTEYVHAYFKGHDADSCLVKVTGELTMSFPAGIVRVFSGSMAPPVLSFRLLNAAAIEQFLPNAELLYSDPSQSDPSTKDFWLNMAALTGHLQKQAEQSPAASYYNVALLKYQVSAGRGGHLRPPRSPTQLLGAGGCRCLPPPQNLPDPQSSRGWAPARRRCGSACAGTARRAPRGSAWSTATTPAPWPCPCPSPTSTSCCPSTSPWPTCACSPRPAGTWRRRGCSGGCWTSPVPRGREAVAGSRPAGSPSAVPASPAPWQPSSAARAARCRASTWSWRAPGTACRWSRRGLLQGSTWRGPEPPPAGPSEPPWASPLVV is encoded by the exons ATGTCTTACTTCACCGAGCACTTCTGG GGCGAGAAGAACCACGGCTTCGACGTGCTCTACCACAACATGAAGCATGGGCAGATCTCCACCAAGGAGCTGGCTGACTTTGTCCGTGAGAG GGCTGCCATCGAGGAGAACTACGCCAAGGCCATGGTGAAGCTGTCTAAGATGGCCACCAACGGGACGCAACTGGG gactTTTGCGCCGCTCTGGGAGGTTTTCCGCATCTCCTCGGACAAGCTGGCCCTGTGCCACCTGGAGCTGATGAAGAAGCTGCACGACCTCATCAAGGAGATCTCGCGCTACGGCGAGGAGCAAGGCCGGGTCCACAAGAAG TCCAAGGAGGAGGTGTCGGGGACGCTGGAGGCCGTCCAGCTGCTGCACGGGGTGGCCCAGCTGCTGCCCAAGTCCAAGGAGAGCTACCACAGCAAGTGCCAGGAGTACGAGCGGCTCCGCAAGGAGGGCACCAGCCAGAAGGAGATCGATAAG GCAGAGCTCAAGTCCAAGAAGGCGGGCGAGGCGCTGCGGCGGGCGGTGGAGAAGTACAACGCTGCCCGGGCCGACTTCGAGCAGAGGATGCTGGATTCGGCCGCG CGCTTCCAGGAGGTGGAAGAAGCCCACCTACGCCACATGAAGGGTCTCATCGGCTCCTACTCCCACTCCGTGGAGGACACCCACGTCCAGATCGGGCAG GTGCACGAGGAATTCAAGCAAAACGTGGAGAACATCGGCACCGAGATGCTGCTGCGGAGGTTCGCCGAGAGCAAGGGCACGGGGCGAGAGCGACCAG GAGTGTTGGATTTCGACGAGTACCGGCTGGCCCCAACGCTGGAAG GACCCAAGAGGAGCCGGAGTAAAGCTTTCCGTATCCCTGGGTTGAGCCGTAAGGAGAGGGATCGTGATGCTGT GGAATCCCCGGATGCCGAGGTG GGCTGCCCGGAGGTGGACGAGGACGGCTTCACCGTGCGCCCCGACATCGCCCACA CCGAGGCGGAGAACCACGTCTGCCCCTCCAGCGACTCCGACTACGACGAGGACGAACCCCGCAAGTTTTACGTCCACATCAAGCCGGTGCAGCCCCGGGAGGCGGCCGGCAGCGCCGAGGCCACCATGGAGCAGCTCAAGGCCACCGTGGGGAACCTCATCCTGCCCCCCAGCTTCGGG GGCACCGTCAAGCGCCAGTCGTCCC GGCACGTGGCGTCTCTGACCCCAGCCTCAAGCGACGCGGACCCCGAGGGGACGCTGGCAGCAG gtgACGGTGCAGGGAGGGGGTGCCCGGCGGCGCAGGTGAACAG TGGCCCCGGCAAAGCCCCTCCGGACGCGGTGCCCCCCGCCGCTCTCTTCGGGCCCCCGCTGGAATCGGCTTTCGAAGCAGAGGATTTCCCGG ACTCCAGACCCTGGACCCCGCAGCCGGGGACGCCGCAGAGCCCCCTCCCCAAGCGGGGTGGCCTGCAGGACCCCCccgcaccgccaccgccgccgcctgcTACCCGGGACCCCGGTGCCTGGGtgccgcggccccgcagccccgccggccgcctccCCGAGCCCCCCGGCTTCGCCGTCTTCAGCGGCCCCGGGGCCGAGGGGCTGTGGGAGGACGTGGGGACGGTGCCCCGGGGACGCAGCCGCTGCCccagcggccccgcgccccgcgaAGCCCCCTCGCCCGACCCTTTCGGGGAGCCCCTGCCATGGGTCAGACCCCGCAGCCCCAgtggggaccagcccccgctgccccgtcCTTCCTCCAactcggcctcctcctcctcctcctccccggccccccaaAGCGGGGGGGagtcctccagcccctctccgtgGACCTGCCAAGGGTCGGGGACGAGGCTGACCGAGGGCGGCACGACGGCGGCTCCCCTGCCGCAGCCAGAGCCGG ATGCTCTCCCTGCCCGGCCCAGTGCGGCCCCCCGGGAGGTCCCGCTGGTGGCCCCCCCTCGCCGCTCCCGCACGAAGAGGCcggtggccagcctggctgcgggCAGCAACACCGACCTG TCGCGCTCGCTGAGCCCCTCGCCCTCCTGGAGCTGCGGCCCCTCGCACTCGGCGCCCGCCAGCCTGGGCGAGCGGGGCTTCTTCGCCGTCTCCCAGCCAGCACTCG ggctgtcgCGGGGTCCCAGCCCCGTGGTGCTGGGCTCACAGGACGCGCTCCCCGTGGCCACCGCCTTCACCGAGTACGTCCACGCGTACTTCAAGGGGCACGATGCCGACAG CTGCCTGGTGAAGGTGACGGGGGAGCTCACCATGTCCTTCCCTGCTGGCATCGTCCGCGTCTTCAGCGGCAGCATGGCCCCCCCCGTGCTCAGCTTCCGCCTGCTCAACGCCGCAGCCATCGAGCAGTTCCTGCCCAACGCCGAGCTGCTCTACAG CGACCCGTCCCAGAGCGACCCCAGCACCAAGGACTTCTGGCTGAACATGGCAGCGCTGACCGGGCACCTGCAGAAACAAGCGGAGCAGAGCCCGGCCGCCTCCTACTACAACGTGGCGCTGCTCAAGTACCAGGTGAGCGCGGGACGGGGGGGACACCTGCGACCCCCCAGGTCCCCAACCCAGCTCCTGGGGGCGGGAGGGTGTCggtgcctccccccgccccaaaaccTCCCTGACCCCCAAAGTTCTCGCGGCTGGGCCCCGGCTCGGCGCCGCTGCGGCTCTGCGTGCGCTGGGACTGCTCGCCGGGCGCCACGCGGGTCAGCGTGGAGTACGGCTACAACGCCGGCGCCctggccctgcccgtgcccctcGCCAACGTCCACGTCCTGCTGCCCGTCGACGAGCCCGTGGCCAACCTGCGCCTGCAGCCCGCGGCCAGCTG GAACCTGGAGGAGAAGAGGCTGCTCTGGAGGCTGCTGGACGTCCCCGGTGCCCCGGGGCAGGGAG GCTGTGGCCGGCTCTCGGCCAGCTGGGAGCCCCTCTGCGGTCCCAGCAAGCCCAGCCCCGTGGCAGCCCAGTTCAGCAGCGAGGGCAGCACGCTGTCGGGCGTCGACGTGGAGCTGGCGAGCGCCGGGTACCGCATGTCGCTGGTCAAGAAGAGGTTTGCTACAG GGATCTACCtggcggggtcctgagccacCTCCCGCCGGACCCTCCGAGCCCCCCTGGGCTTCCCCCTTGGTTGTGTGA
- the FCHO1 gene encoding F-BAR domain only protein 1 isoform X3 — MSYFTEHFWGEKNHGFDVLYHNMKHGQISTKELADFVRERAAIEENYAKAMVKLSKMATNGTQLGTFAPLWEVFRISSDKLALCHLELMKKLHDLIKEISRYGEEQGRVHKKSKEEVSGTLEAVQLLHGVAQLLPKSKESYHSKCQEYERLRKEGTSQKEIDKAELKSKKAGEALRRAVEKYNAARADFEQRMLDSAAEVEEAHLRHMKGLIGSYSHSVEDTHVQIGQVHEEFKQNVENIGTEMLLRRFAESKGTGRERPGVLDFDEYRLAPTLEGPKRSRSKAFRIPGLSRKERDRDAVESPDAEVGCPEVDEDGFTVRPDIAHTEAENHVCPSSDSDYDEDEPRKFYVHIKPVQPREAAGSAEATMEQLKATVGNLILPPSFGGTVKRQSSRHVASLTPASSDADPEGTLAAGDGAGRGCPAAQVNSGPGKAPPDAVPPAALFGPPLESAFEAEDFPAPRAYVLTSSSSPFSSSSPENVEDSGLDSPSHPAPGPSPDSRPWTPQPGTPQSPLPKRGGLQDPPAPPPPPPATRDPGAWVPRPRSPAGRLPEPPGFAVFSGPGAEGLWEDVGTVPRGRSRCPSGPAPREAPSPDPFGEPLPWVRPRSPSGDQPPLPRPSSNSASSSSSSPAPQSGGESSSPSPWTCQGSGTRLTEGGTTAAPLPQPEPDALPARPSAAPREVPLVAPPRRSRTKRPVASLAAGSNTDLSRSLSPSPSWSCGPSHSAPASLGERGFFAVSQPALGLSRGPSPVVLGSQDALPVATAFTEYVHAYFKGHDADSCLVKVTGELTMSFPAGIVRVFSGSMAPPVLSFRLLNAAAIEQFLPNAELLYSDPSQSDPSTKDFWLNMAALTGHLQKQAEQSPAASYYNVALLKYQVSAGRGGHLRPPRSPTQLLGAGGCRCLPPPQNLPDPQSSRGWAPARRRCGSACAGTARRAPRGSAWSTATTPAPWPCPCPSPTSTSCCPSTSPWPTCACSPRPAGTWRRRGCSGGCWTSPVPRGREAVAGSRPAGSPSAVPASPAPWQPSSAARAARCRASTWSWRAPGTACRWSRRGLLQGSTWRGPEPPPAGPSEPPWASPLVV; from the exons ATGTCTTACTTCACCGAGCACTTCTGG GGCGAGAAGAACCACGGCTTCGACGTGCTCTACCACAACATGAAGCATGGGCAGATCTCCACCAAGGAGCTGGCTGACTTTGTCCGTGAGAG GGCTGCCATCGAGGAGAACTACGCCAAGGCCATGGTGAAGCTGTCTAAGATGGCCACCAACGGGACGCAACTGGG gactTTTGCGCCGCTCTGGGAGGTTTTCCGCATCTCCTCGGACAAGCTGGCCCTGTGCCACCTGGAGCTGATGAAGAAGCTGCACGACCTCATCAAGGAGATCTCGCGCTACGGCGAGGAGCAAGGCCGGGTCCACAAGAAG TCCAAGGAGGAGGTGTCGGGGACGCTGGAGGCCGTCCAGCTGCTGCACGGGGTGGCCCAGCTGCTGCCCAAGTCCAAGGAGAGCTACCACAGCAAGTGCCAGGAGTACGAGCGGCTCCGCAAGGAGGGCACCAGCCAGAAGGAGATCGATAAG GCAGAGCTCAAGTCCAAGAAGGCGGGCGAGGCGCTGCGGCGGGCGGTGGAGAAGTACAACGCTGCCCGGGCCGACTTCGAGCAGAGGATGCTGGATTCGGCCGCG GAGGTGGAAGAAGCCCACCTACGCCACATGAAGGGTCTCATCGGCTCCTACTCCCACTCCGTGGAGGACACCCACGTCCAGATCGGGCAG GTGCACGAGGAATTCAAGCAAAACGTGGAGAACATCGGCACCGAGATGCTGCTGCGGAGGTTCGCCGAGAGCAAGGGCACGGGGCGAGAGCGACCAG GAGTGTTGGATTTCGACGAGTACCGGCTGGCCCCAACGCTGGAAG GACCCAAGAGGAGCCGGAGTAAAGCTTTCCGTATCCCTGGGTTGAGCCGTAAGGAGAGGGATCGTGATGCTGT GGAATCCCCGGATGCCGAGGTG GGCTGCCCGGAGGTGGACGAGGACGGCTTCACCGTGCGCCCCGACATCGCCCACA CCGAGGCGGAGAACCACGTCTGCCCCTCCAGCGACTCCGACTACGACGAGGACGAACCCCGCAAGTTTTACGTCCACATCAAGCCGGTGCAGCCCCGGGAGGCGGCCGGCAGCGCCGAGGCCACCATGGAGCAGCTCAAGGCCACCGTGGGGAACCTCATCCTGCCCCCCAGCTTCGGG GGCACCGTCAAGCGCCAGTCGTCCC GGCACGTGGCGTCTCTGACCCCAGCCTCAAGCGACGCGGACCCCGAGGGGACGCTGGCAGCAG gtgACGGTGCAGGGAGGGGGTGCCCGGCGGCGCAGGTGAACAG TGGCCCCGGCAAAGCCCCTCCGGACGCGGTGCCCCCCGCCGCTCTCTTCGGGCCCCCGCTGGAATCGGCTTTCGAAGCAGAGGATTTCCCGG ccccccgcgcctACgtcctcacctcctcctcctcccccttctcctcttcctccccggaGAACGTGGAGGATTCGGGATTGGACTCGCCCTCGCACCCCGCGCCCGGACCCTCCCCAGACTCCAGACCCTGGACCCCGCAGCCGGGGACGCCGCAGAGCCCCCTCCCCAAGCGGGGTGGCCTGCAGGACCCCCccgcaccgccaccgccgccgcctgcTACCCGGGACCCCGGTGCCTGGGtgccgcggccccgcagccccgccggccgcctccCCGAGCCCCCCGGCTTCGCCGTCTTCAGCGGCCCCGGGGCCGAGGGGCTGTGGGAGGACGTGGGGACGGTGCCCCGGGGACGCAGCCGCTGCCccagcggccccgcgccccgcgaAGCCCCCTCGCCCGACCCTTTCGGGGAGCCCCTGCCATGGGTCAGACCCCGCAGCCCCAgtggggaccagcccccgctgccccgtcCTTCCTCCAactcggcctcctcctcctcctcctccccggccccccaaAGCGGGGGGGagtcctccagcccctctccgtgGACCTGCCAAGGGTCGGGGACGAGGCTGACCGAGGGCGGCACGACGGCGGCTCCCCTGCCGCAGCCAGAGCCGG ATGCTCTCCCTGCCCGGCCCAGTGCGGCCCCCCGGGAGGTCCCGCTGGTGGCCCCCCCTCGCCGCTCCCGCACGAAGAGGCcggtggccagcctggctgcgggCAGCAACACCGACCTG TCGCGCTCGCTGAGCCCCTCGCCCTCCTGGAGCTGCGGCCCCTCGCACTCGGCGCCCGCCAGCCTGGGCGAGCGGGGCTTCTTCGCCGTCTCCCAGCCAGCACTCG ggctgtcgCGGGGTCCCAGCCCCGTGGTGCTGGGCTCACAGGACGCGCTCCCCGTGGCCACCGCCTTCACCGAGTACGTCCACGCGTACTTCAAGGGGCACGATGCCGACAG CTGCCTGGTGAAGGTGACGGGGGAGCTCACCATGTCCTTCCCTGCTGGCATCGTCCGCGTCTTCAGCGGCAGCATGGCCCCCCCCGTGCTCAGCTTCCGCCTGCTCAACGCCGCAGCCATCGAGCAGTTCCTGCCCAACGCCGAGCTGCTCTACAG CGACCCGTCCCAGAGCGACCCCAGCACCAAGGACTTCTGGCTGAACATGGCAGCGCTGACCGGGCACCTGCAGAAACAAGCGGAGCAGAGCCCGGCCGCCTCCTACTACAACGTGGCGCTGCTCAAGTACCAGGTGAGCGCGGGACGGGGGGGACACCTGCGACCCCCCAGGTCCCCAACCCAGCTCCTGGGGGCGGGAGGGTGTCggtgcctccccccgccccaaaaccTCCCTGACCCCCAAAGTTCTCGCGGCTGGGCCCCGGCTCGGCGCCGCTGCGGCTCTGCGTGCGCTGGGACTGCTCGCCGGGCGCCACGCGGGTCAGCGTGGAGTACGGCTACAACGCCGGCGCCctggccctgcccgtgcccctcGCCAACGTCCACGTCCTGCTGCCCGTCGACGAGCCCGTGGCCAACCTGCGCCTGCAGCCCGCGGCCAGCTG GAACCTGGAGGAGAAGAGGCTGCTCTGGAGGCTGCTGGACGTCCCCGGTGCCCCGGGGCAGGGAG GCTGTGGCCGGCTCTCGGCCAGCTGGGAGCCCCTCTGCGGTCCCAGCAAGCCCAGCCCCGTGGCAGCCCAGTTCAGCAGCGAGGGCAGCACGCTGTCGGGCGTCGACGTGGAGCTGGCGAGCGCCGGGTACCGCATGTCGCTGGTCAAGAAGAGGTTTGCTACAG GGATCTACCtggcggggtcctgagccacCTCCCGCCGGACCCTCCGAGCCCCCCTGGGCTTCCCCCTTGGTTGTGTGA